The Microcystis aeruginosa NIES-843 sequence GACTGTTTCGCTTTCTATGTCGGTCAAGATGCTTTTTTTCTGGAATCTTTCGCCCGTGCTTACAGTATCGCCGCCGCTAAAGCTCCCGATTGGCAGGGATTTACTAGCTTTCATCGGTTAGCGGCAGGGGTATTAAAGGAATTAGAATTACACGAAAATTACGCTTTACAGTGGGGGGTTGACCTGAGAAAGGTTCAGCCCGCTAACGCCACCCGTCGCTATCGGGATTTTCTTCTCGCTACCGCTTGGATGGGTGATATCGGTGCGATTGCCGTGGCGATGAGTCCCTGTATGCGTCTTTATGCTTATCTGGGTCAACAATTAGCCTTAGAGCCGATTCCTGAGAATCCCTATCAAGCTTGGATTGATAGTTATAGTGGGGATGAATTTGAAGCTTTAGCAAGCCAGTTAGAGGAATTAGCCGATAAATACACCCTGATGACCGAAAATATCTCTTTATCCTATCGTTATGCCCTTAGTTGTGAACTGGATTTCTTTAGTGCCGCCTACAGCCGGGGCAAATCTTAAAGTTTTCCCGTCATAATGTTAAGAAATATAAATAACGCTAAGATTAAGGTAAGCAAAATCGTCATTATAAGAATAATGTTTCCTTCGCAACCCACCGAAAACGAACTCCTGAAAACTATATTGGAACCTCTACTAGAGGATTTCACCCATTGGTTTTCCCGTTCCCGTCTCCTCCTCGAATCCGAGAGATTATCCTTTCTCAGCGTCGAGGAACAAAACGATTTATTGGCAAGAGTCAAAAACGCCCAACAGGAGGTGGCCACGGCTTATTTACTCTTTAAAACCACAGGTGGTCAGGTGGGTATCGAGGCCAAGATGTTGTTGCCTTGGCATCAGTTGGTGGCAGAGTGTTGGGGAGTCAGCAGTCGTCGTCGTCGATTACAGGGTTGGGGAGAATATCAATCTCCTCAAACTGATGCTTAACCTGAAACTTTTTGGTAAGCTAGAGAGTTGAGCGAATTTTTAGCATAAAGTTTTGGCAATTAGGGAATATTCACACATAATTCATGGGAGACTCGGCCAATGTTACATCTGCTCTATATCCTCGCCTTCACAGTTATCGCTTTTTTGACCATTAATAATTTAATTCGGAGTCTGATTACTGTCAGCATGGATTCCCAGAAACGTCCTGCTAAATCGGCTAATTCCTATAATCCCTACGGTTATCCCATGACTTCCCATCCCGAACTTTTGGACGAGGCCGGACAACCGATTAATGAACCTCTGTTAGTGATTCGTTCTCTCACTGTCGAAGATGCTCGTCAACAGTTAGATGCCATTTATAATTCTTCTCCCAGTGCTACCAAAGAGCAAGATGAAGAAATCTAATTGGGGTTGGCTGAATAAATCTAAAAATCTTGTTGGGTAAGACTTTGAGACCTTTTTGAAATCCAAAAGTGCTAGGCAAGAGGGTGATCAGGGGGAAAATTCAGGTGCTTTTTCCCCGAAAATTAGGTAATTGACCTCCTCAAAATCGGTAAAACCCTACACCCCACACCCCACACCCCACACCCTGCCCCCACCAGCAAACTTTTTCAGCAGACCCTAATTGGTTCTAGAATGGCGGTTCTTCAAAACAGATATATTTATCTACACGGTTTTGCTTCTAGCCCCCAATCAACAAAAGCGCAATTTTTGGCACATTGTTGGCAAAAGAGGGGTTTAGCAATGGAAATTCCCGATCTTAACGGTGATGACTTTTCTAGCTTAACTCTCACTCGTCAGATTGTCCAAATCGGCCCATTGATTGAACAATCTCAGTTTCCCGTTACACTGATTGGTTCCAGTTTTGGCGGTTTAACGGCAGCTTGGCTGGCAGAAACTTATTCTCAGGTGCAAAGGCTCGTTTTATTAGCTCCGGCTTTTAATTTCGGGCCGATTTGGTTGCGACAATTGGGAGCAGAAACCCTAGCCAATTGGCAAAAATCTGGGAGTTTATCGGTTTATCACTACGGTTATCGTCGTTCTCTGCCAATTTATTCCAAATTTATCGAGGATTTAGCTAATTATCCCCAAGAAAAGTTAATCAGGCAGCTCCCCACCCTGATTATTCATGGTCGTGCCGATGAGGTGATTCCCCTAGAAAATAGTCGCCATTATTGCATAAATCGTCCTTGGGTAAAATTAATCGAATTAGATAGTGATCATGCCCTTACCGATGTTTTGACGAGAATCCGGGCTGAAATACAATTATTTATCAATTTTTGACTGAAAAAGACCCCCCTTCGATCGGAAAAAGGGGGAGTATTTAGTATTTTTGTATCAGATTTTGAGAAGATTTTTCAGCTTCTCAGTCTCAAGACAAGAGATTTTCTCCTGATATCTTGCCACTACCAAAGTCCGCGGATAGGAGATACACTAGGCTCGGGAGCGGGTTGAGGAGCAACTTCAGTAAAGGTTCTGGTTTCCGGGGGTAAAGCGGGAAGTCCCCAAGCGGATTCTTTTTGGTTAACTTCTCTTAAAAGTTGCGAGCGAGTAGCGCTGGTGGTGATTTCCGATTTTAGTTTCAAGCGGGAAACCCAATAGGGATGAGCTTTACCCACATAAACTAATTTGCCATCTACCACCTGCAATAGTACATCGTCACCACCAGTGGCATCCCCACTAATACGAGCGGTGGTTCCGTCAGCAAAGTCGCCACTGAAAATTTCTTTGCCATCCACTGTTACAGGTCTGATCAATTGGATGGACATAATGCCACCCACGGTTCCCCGAACGCGACCTAGTATATAGTCACCGGGGTTGAGTTGCGGCTCACCTCTGTAGGTGTCATGGCCGCGCAGTTGACTGATCAGGATTTCGTTATTTTCCGGTCCTGCTTGTACGGGTACAGCGCCAACGGTGGTTAGGGCAACTAAACCGGCAAAACCAGCGACAAGGGAAATTTTGTTAAACACAATTACCTCAAGCAAAAAGTTAGTAAATTACTCAGAGACGTTCTAAATTATAACTTAGTTCCCAATTTTGTCTATATTGCGAAATATTTGTTTAATAATTTCTCGATCGAGGTGTTGGGGATTTCAGTTATCAGTTATCAGTTATCAGTTATCAGATTGCAGTGTTGAGTAGACAGTGTTAGGGGAAAACTTCGGTGTCTTCTGGACATCAGGTGAAAAATGTTCACTGTGTTACATCCCACATTCCGCACCCTCAACTGTCACATAATACCAAATTTCTAAATCCATGACAGACATCCACGCTCGAATGCTTGCCAAGCCGGTGTTCGTTGTGACGCGAATAAAGAAAAATGGTGTAAGCTGTCCCCCTCCAGAGACTTGAGTAAAAATACCTAGCTGGTGAAGGTTTTCTCGGTGGCCGCTAGGGGGGTCTTGAGACCCCTAATTATGAAAAAATAGGAATTGTTGGAAAACTGAGGCGAGTGGACTGTTCGACCATGAATCAATCAACAGAAATTGAAGTCAAAAATCTAGACCATCTGGGATTAGTAGCCGGAATTATCGATGAAATAGGAATCGTTGAAATTATCAACGAACAAGTCTCAATTGAGCGAGGAGAAATTGTCACAGCTGGGCAAGTCGTGAAAGCAATTATCCTGAATGGATTGGGATTTGTCTCCCGAGCCTTGTATTTATTTCCTCAATTTTTTGAAGATAAAGCAACCGAACATCTGCTGGGAGAGGGCATCGAACCAAAACACCTGAATGATGATAAAATTGGTCGAGTAATGGACAAACTTTATCAACTTAATGTTTCGGTCATTTTCCTACTGATTAGTTTAGCGGCCGTGAAAAAATTTGGTGTAGCAACCGAGAACTCCCATTTAGATTCGACTTCTCTATCAGTAGAAGGAGAATATAACAAGGAATACCCAACAGTAGAAATCCTGAAATCAGGAGCAGTGGGAGAAGAAATTGAAACCAGACAACAGCCAATAAAAATTACCTACGGATACTCCCGCGACCGAAGACCTGACTTAAAACAATTTATGATTGACTTAATCGTAAGTGGGGATGGAGATGTACCTTTATTCCTGAAAGTAGGGGACGGAAATGAAGCGGACAAAGCGGTTTTTGGTCAAATCGCCCGAGAATTTAAAAAACAAGTTGACTTTGACAGTTTAATAGTCGGCGATAGCGCCCTCTATAGCAAAGAGAATTTAAAACTAATGAAAGAAATGCGTTGGTTGTCTCGAGTACCATTAAGCATTAAAGAGGCTCAAGAGTTGGTTGATAGCATCTCAGAAAAAGAGTTAACCGATTCAGAAATACCGGGTTATTCCTGGCGGGAAACCATCTCTAACTATGGGGGGATAGAACAAAGATGGTTGCTAGTTGAAAGTCAAGCTAGACAAGAATCAGACTTGAAAAAATTAGAGAAAAAAATCGAGCAGGAAAAGAATTCTGCCCAAGAAAAAATCCGGCAACTATCCCGAAGAGAATTTGAGAATAGAGCGGTGGCGTTGGCGATAGCCAAAGGATTATCTGACTCCTTAAAATCTCATCAGTTAACGGAGATTAAAGTCAATCTCATTCCGCCTGAGTCCCAGGGGTCAAAACTCAAATCAAAAGACGATTTACCCTCTCAAAGCTATCAAGTTCAAGCCGAATTAGAGTTGAATTTGACCGCCATTGAGAGGCTAAAGAAACGAGCAGGACGATTCGTTTTAGCAACTAACGATTTGGAGAAACAACGATTAAGCAGTGAGGATATACTCAAAAAATATAAAGGGCAACAAGCTCCGGAAAGAGGATTTTCTTTTCTCAAAGACCCCTGCTTTTTTGCCCACAGTGTCTTTCTCAAATCTCCCCATAGAATCGAGGTCATGGCCATGCTCATGGGCTTGTGCCTGCTGGTTTATACTATTGGTCAAAGACAACTTCGTTTAAGTTTAAAACAGCAGGAGACGGGACTGAAAAATCCGTTGGGTAAGTTAACTGACCGACCGACGTTACGCTGGATATTTCAGGGCTTTCAAGGGATTCATCTCGTCCGTATTCAAGACAATCAAAAGATTAGCAACTTAACGGATGAGAGGCGCAACATTTTGAGATTTTTTCCCAAACCTTGCCAGGAATATTATCTCTTATCTTGACCAGATGGATTGACTTCAAGGGGTGACAAAACAAAGCGAGCAACTGGAACATCTCCCCCTAGATGTTAAGTCTGATTGCCTAGTCATTCTCAACAAGCACTGTTTATTGAGAATGACCGGGGGAACTCTGAAATTTTCGGCTTAGTTGCCGGCAGCTTGCCGCCAACTCACTCCTCTAGATAAGTATTTTGACTCGCGCCCCTTCCTCTTTTGAGACGTTGTGACACTTAGGGTGCGGAATGTGGGTTACATAATGGTTATTAATGCTAGGGACATAAGGCTTATGCCCTTTTTTCGATAAGATAAGCTGATCACCTTAACTCCAATAGAACCAAACTTGGGAACTTTCTTTTCACTGATTACTGTTTACTGTTCACTGCTCACTGAAAAATCCCCACCTCCCCACTTCCCCTGAAAACCGGATCAAGCTAGGCTTTAAGATCGATCGATATTGGTGAATAATTGAGGATCGAGGGTGGGTAGTTCGATATCTTTTTCTGCTGGGGGAGAGGCTAACTGGAAGCGATTGAAGGTTTGTTGAATGCGATCAAAAATGGTGATTTTTTGCTCGCTATTGTTTTGGGGTTCGGGAATAGGTTCCACTTCTAGCGGAGGCTGAACCCCAGGGGCCGGTTCGTTAATCTCTTTTGTCTCCGGTATGGTGGTTAGGGGAGATTCGATCGCTTCGGGGGTTTCCTCGACCTTTTCGATTGTTTCTGTCTCTACTGGTTTTTCTTCCACTATTGGGCTTTCTGGCTCAATAACAGGGTTTTCCTCAACTATTGGGCTTTCTGGCTCAATAACAGGGCTTTCTGGCTCAATAACAGGGCTTTCTGGCTCAATAACAGGGGTTTCCTCAACTATTGGGGTTTCTGGCTCAATAACAGGAGTTTCCTCCTCAATAACGGGGGTTTCCTCAACTATAGGGGTTTCCTCAACTATAGGGGTTTCTGGCTCAATAACGGGGGTTTCTTCCTCAACTATGGGAGTTTTTTCCTCCTCAATAACAGGGGTTTCTGGCTCAATAACGGGGGTTTCTTCCTCTAGACTGGGAATGGTTTTATAGTTGGGATCAACAATGCTACGGGCAATTGTAGGGGATAAATCGCCGCGGACTAATTGACTGAGGCCGTCTTGGTAAGAGGGATCAAAACTAATCACGCGCACGCTGGTATTAAACTCGTTTTCGATTTTATTTCCCTTACCATCGATGAATTCTAGTTGTACCCAGTTATTGCCCTTGGCAAAACCCTTGAGATAGATCGGTTCCCAAGTATCAAGCAGAAAACTTTCACCGTTGACAGTGACACGAATGCGCCAATTTTGAAGACTATTATCCCCGTTGGCAGTATTGGGCAGACGTAGAGAAGCATTACTCAGATAAAAATCGAGCAGGAGCGGTTCTGCACCGTAGATTCCTTGCGGACTACTGTAGGTTAATAGGGGTAAGTTATGATCAGGGGCATTTTTGCCTGTTTTTGTCAGAATATGAAAGGTTGTTTCAGCGAAGGCCCCATCATTTTTAAAACTTTCCTGCCAAGGCCGCAGGGCCAAGACGCGGAGGGTGTGAGTACCGGGGGCAAGATTTTCTAGGATAATCGGTTGCTTGAGGTCGTAGATAGCCGCTGCTGGTTCATTATCGACAATTAGGCTCAAGTGGGGTCCTAATTTCAGGGTATCGTCTTGGAAAATTGGCAGCCCCGACACTTGTAGTTTAACTGTCACCTGAGGGTCATCGAAAACTTGTTCGGCCAGAGGACTGAGAATCGTTACTTGGGGAGCGTAACGATCTAAACTGGCGCGCAGTTCCTGAATTAGGGCCGGGGGGGCAACCTCAGAAATGCGGCCCTGGACGACGGGAAGATGAAGGGTTTCGGAAGTGGGGAGATTGGTAGCCGTCAGGCGATCGCCACAGGCGGTTAACAGGGTGGTCAGTAAACCGATCACAAGACATATATGAAGGGTTTTGACTGGGATTAATTTATGTAGTAGGGATAGCACGTTCCTCCTAGAGCCAAGGCCAAAATCTATAGAAACCATTGATTTTTGCTAGAGTCATTGAATGCTCTGGTGTCAGCAAAAGCGCGAGAAGATCAGGTTATGGCCTCAATTTTACAGAATTGTTTGA is a genomic window containing:
- a CDS encoding TenA family protein codes for the protein MLSQQLWHSHQDLVQACLEHPFVRGIATGELKRDCFAFYVGQDAFFLESFARAYSIAAAKAPDWQGFTSFHRLAAGVLKELELHENYALQWGVDLRKVQPANATRRYRDFLLATAWMGDIGAIAVAMSPCMRLYAYLGQQLALEPIPENPYQAWIDSYSGDEFEALASQLEELADKYTLMTENISLSYRYALSCELDFFSAAYSRGKS
- a CDS encoding DUF2605 domain-containing protein, producing the protein MLRNINNAKIKVSKIVIIRIMFPSQPTENELLKTILEPLLEDFTHWFSRSRLLLESERLSFLSVEEQNDLLARVKNAQQEVATAYLLFKTTGGQVGIEAKMLLPWHQLVAECWGVSSRRRRLQGWGEYQSPQTDA
- a CDS encoding DUF2973 domain-containing protein — protein: MLHLLYILAFTVIAFLTINNLIRSLITVSMDSQKRPAKSANSYNPYGYPMTSHPELLDEAGQPINEPLLVIRSLTVEDARQQLDAIYNSSPSATKEQDEEI
- a CDS encoding YqiA/YcfP family alpha/beta fold hydrolase, producing MAVLQNRYIYLHGFASSPQSTKAQFLAHCWQKRGLAMEIPDLNGDDFSSLTLTRQIVQIGPLIEQSQFPVTLIGSSFGGLTAAWLAETYSQVQRLVLLAPAFNFGPIWLRQLGAETLANWQKSGSLSVYHYGYRRSLPIYSKFIEDLANYPQEKLIRQLPTLIIHGRADEVIPLENSRHYCINRPWVKLIELDSDHALTDVLTRIRAEIQLFINF
- a CDS encoding IS1634 family transposase — translated: MNQSTEIEVKNLDHLGLVAGIIDEIGIVEIINEQVSIERGEIVTAGQVVKAIILNGLGFVSRALYLFPQFFEDKATEHLLGEGIEPKHLNDDKIGRVMDKLYQLNVSVIFLLISLAAVKKFGVATENSHLDSTSLSVEGEYNKEYPTVEILKSGAVGEEIETRQQPIKITYGYSRDRRPDLKQFMIDLIVSGDGDVPLFLKVGDGNEADKAVFGQIAREFKKQVDFDSLIVGDSALYSKENLKLMKEMRWLSRVPLSIKEAQELVDSISEKELTDSEIPGYSWRETISNYGGIEQRWLLVESQARQESDLKKLEKKIEQEKNSAQEKIRQLSRREFENRAVALAIAKGLSDSLKSHQLTEIKVNLIPPESQGSKLKSKDDLPSQSYQVQAELELNLTAIERLKKRAGRFVLATNDLEKQRLSSEDILKKYKGQQAPERGFSFLKDPCFFAHSVFLKSPHRIEVMAMLMGLCLLVYTIGQRQLRLSLKQQETGLKNPLGKLTDRPTLRWIFQGFQGIHLVRIQDNQKISNLTDERRNILRFFPKPCQEYYLLS